One Keratinibaculum paraultunense genomic window carries:
- a CDS encoding FAD:protein FMN transferase, producing MNFKKNSIYAIFILLIILFVVGCTNNQSQPLEKTDFLMDTVINIKIYDNQDKKIMDMAMDRLKEIESRMSVTIANSDISKINESAGIKPVQVHEDVYYVIKKAKYFAELSQGAYEPTIGPLVELWNITDVHGEERKSIPTEEEIEEKMSLIDYNDLVLMEDNQVYLKRKGMKLDLGGIVKGYAADEVKRIFKNNGIQSAIIDLGGNIYALGEKVNGESWRIGIQDPFNIIGNYIGILSVKNQSIVTSGDYERYFLYKGERYHHIIDPKTGYPVKNGLAGVSVVSDKSIDGDALSTALFVLGIEEGTELINQLEDIDEIFITKQKEVYIQEKLKDKFILKDKDFKLIYNPY from the coding sequence ATGAATTTTAAAAAAAACAGTATTTATGCAATATTTATATTATTAATAATTTTATTTGTTGTTGGTTGTACAAATAATCAATCTCAGCCACTTGAGAAAACAGATTTTTTAATGGATACAGTTATTAATATAAAAATATATGATAATCAGGATAAAAAAATAATGGATATGGCTATGGATAGGCTGAAAGAGATTGAAAGTAGAATGAGTGTCACTATTGCTAATAGTGATATAAGTAAAATTAATGAAAGTGCAGGTATAAAACCTGTACAAGTTCATGAAGATGTATACTATGTAATAAAAAAAGCAAAATATTTTGCAGAATTATCTCAAGGCGCATATGAACCTACTATTGGACCTTTAGTAGAATTATGGAATATAACTGATGTACATGGAGAAGAACGGAAGTCTATACCTACAGAAGAAGAAATAGAAGAAAAAATGAGCCTAATTGATTATAATGATTTGGTTTTAATGGAAGATAATCAAGTATATTTAAAAAGAAAGGGTATGAAATTAGATTTGGGAGGTATTGTGAAAGGCTACGCGGCAGATGAAGTTAAAAGGATATTTAAAAATAATGGAATTCAATCAGCTATTATAGATTTGGGAGGCAATATTTATGCTTTAGGAGAAAAAGTTAACGGAGAGTCTTGGCGAATAGGAATACAAGATCCTTTTAATATTATTGGCAACTATATAGGCATATTAAGTGTAAAGAATCAATCTATAGTTACTTCTGGAGATTATGAAAGATATTTTTTATATAAAGGAGAAAGATATCATCATATTATAGATCCTAAAACTGGTTATCCTGTAAAAAATGGATTAGCTGGAGTAAGTGTAGTATCGGATAAATCCATAGATGGTGATGCTTTATCTACAGCATTATTTGTACTAGGAATAGAAGAGGGAACTGAATTAATAAATCAATTAGAAGACATAGATGAAATATTTATAACTAAACAAAAAGAAGTTTATATTCAAGAAAAACTAAAAGATAAATTTATATTAAAAGATAAGGATTTTAAATTAATATACAATCCTTATTGA
- the minC gene encoding septum site-determining protein MinC, whose product MKEGLISFKGIKEGIYVYIKDGEFQDILNELDKKLKNGLDFYQEANFLGIKAEKLNSSQILELLFLMKYRYNLNIIEEGLTDYLKAPKYYTDIDEGMTKFIHSTIRSGQVVEYNGNIVIIGDVNPGALVKAKGNIIILGTLRGVAHAGIDGNKNAIIAAYDLRPTQLRIANIISRKPDEEVATSGIPEVAKVKDGEVYIEPYLPNK is encoded by the coding sequence GTGAAAGAAGGACTGATTAGTTTTAAAGGTATCAAGGAAGGAATATATGTATATATAAAAGATGGAGAATTTCAGGATATATTAAATGAACTTGATAAAAAATTAAAAAATGGTTTAGATTTTTATCAAGAAGCAAATTTTTTAGGGATTAAAGCAGAAAAATTAAATTCAAGTCAAATTCTTGAACTATTATTTTTGATGAAGTATAGATATAATTTAAATATAATAGAAGAGGGATTAACTGATTATTTAAAAGCCCCTAAGTATTATACAGATATAGATGAAGGTATGACCAAATTTATACATTCAACTATAAGATCGGGTCAGGTTGTAGAATACAATGGAAATATAGTGATAATTGGAGATGTAAATCCAGGAGCTCTAGTTAAAGCAAAAGGTAATATTATAATACTAGGAACCTTAAGAGGGGTAGCCCATGCTGGAATAGATGGAAATAAAAATGCCATAATTGCTGCATATGATTTGAGACCAACTCAATTAAGAATTGCTAATATAATTAGCAGAAAGCCAGATGAGGAAGTAGCAACTTCAGGTATACCTGAAGTTGCTAAAGTAAAGGATGGGGAAGTCTATATAGAACCATATTTACCGAATAAATAA
- the minE gene encoding cell division topological specificity factor MinE produces MDFFKKLGIRNEQSKDIAKERLKLVLVHDRSDLSPKFLEMIEGDIIRVIKEYAEIDEEALDIKLTRMRRETDNMPMSALVANIPIIKIKDNIG; encoded by the coding sequence TTGGATTTTTTTAAAAAGTTAGGGATAAGAAATGAGCAGAGTAAAGATATAGCTAAAGAAAGGTTAAAATTAGTATTGGTTCATGATAGATCTGATTTATCTCCAAAATTTTTAGAAATGATAGAAGGAGATATCATAAGAGTCATAAAAGAATATGCTGAGATTGATGAAGAAGCATTAGACATTAAACTTACTAGAATGAGAAGAGAAACAGATAATATGCCAATGTCAGCTTTAGTAGCTAATATTCCAATAATCAAGATAAAGGATAATATAGGATAG
- the minD gene encoding septum site-determining protein MinD has product MGKAIVITSGKGGVGKTTATANIGTGLAILGNKVVVVDTDIGLRNLDVVMGLENRIVYDIVDVVEKTCRLKQGLIRDKRYDGLFLLPAAQTKDKTAIKPEQMLELINELKEEFDYIIIDSPAGIEQGFQNSIAGADEAYIVTTPEIAAVRDADRVIGLLEAKGITHPKLIINRIRQDMVKRGDMMNVEDIVDILAIDLLGIVPDDEAIVVSTNKGEPVVVEDSPLSAKAFKNICRRITGEEVELLNLEDCEGKFSKLIKLLFNK; this is encoded by the coding sequence ATGGGAAAAGCTATTGTAATAACATCAGGTAAAGGTGGAGTAGGAAAAACTACTGCAACAGCTAATATAGGTACTGGATTAGCTATATTAGGTAATAAAGTTGTAGTAGTGGATACAGATATCGGTCTTAGAAATCTAGATGTTGTTATGGGATTAGAAAATAGGATAGTATATGATATAGTAGATGTAGTAGAGAAAACTTGTAGATTAAAGCAAGGATTGATAAGAGATAAAAGATATGATGGATTATTTTTATTACCAGCAGCTCAAACGAAGGATAAAACTGCTATAAAACCAGAGCAAATGTTGGAATTAATAAATGAATTAAAAGAAGAATTTGATTACATAATAATTGATTCTCCAGCTGGGATTGAACAAGGTTTTCAAAATTCTATTGCTGGAGCAGATGAGGCCTATATAGTAACTACGCCTGAAATTGCAGCTGTAAGAGATGCGGATCGAGTTATAGGGTTGCTGGAAGCTAAAGGTATAACTCATCCTAAATTAATAATTAATAGAATAAGACAAGATATGGTTAAAAGAGGAGATATGATGAATGTAGAAGATATTGTAGATATTTTAGCTATAGATTTATTAGGAATAGTACCTGATGATGAGGCTATTGTTGTTTCCACTAATAAAGGAGAGCCTGTAGTTGTTGAAGATAGTCCACTATCTGCAAAAGCTTTTAAAAATATCTGTAGACGAATTACAGGAGAAGAAGTAGAGTTACTTAATTTGGAAGATTGTGAAGGTAAATTTAGTAAATTAATAAAATTACTTTTTAATAAGTAA
- the mreD gene encoding rod shape-determining protein MreD, translating into MLLIIIGNFILQSTVLPHINIFGVTPNTALIIIVVIGLLRGRIFGSTVGLIIGLLHDVIFCPVIGVNGFIYFFVGYFVGMTENKLAKDNLLIPFLATAISTIVYHGLYYIFMFFLGYNIDFSVFFKNVVILETLYNSLISMLIYKWFSNIFIVPSIRFTRR; encoded by the coding sequence ATGTTATTAATAATAATAGGCAATTTTATATTACAAAGTACTGTGTTACCTCATATCAATATATTTGGTGTAACACCCAATACAGCCCTTATTATAATAGTAGTGATAGGGCTTCTAAGGGGTAGAATATTTGGAAGTACAGTAGGTTTAATTATAGGTTTGCTGCATGATGTAATATTTTGTCCTGTAATAGGTGTAAATGGATTTATATATTTTTTTGTAGGTTATTTTGTAGGGATGACTGAAAATAAATTAGCAAAAGATAATTTATTGATACCTTTCCTGGCAACAGCAATTTCTACTATAGTTTATCATGGGCTTTATTATATTTTTATGTTTTTTTTAGGATACAATATAGATTTTTCTGTTTTTTTTAAAAATGTAGTGATATTGGAAACTTTGTATAATAGTTTGATATCCATGTTGATTTATAAGTGGTTTTCCAATATATTTATTGTACCTTCCATAAGGTTTACAAGGAGATAG
- a CDS encoding penicillin-binding transpeptidase domain-containing protein translates to MKFLEKLKDRYNILILILVVMFLTLSFRLATLTIVQGDYYRDISDNNRIKEVYITAPRGEIRDRNGRLLAGNKPSFTVQILKDEIEIKNKKDTNNTLLTLIRLLEEDGVDYVDDFPIKFNIFKFSNENMYLTENMSPDDKVIDIIIENDLLYSILDTYYIYPDYEEHFQFITINKAINALESKGIEVPVIATLTSNGLNINFDETKDIDVWKKQYEIESDATPKQAIISLIDKNKNIIRKIIDHSISRELVFNILQERNLSQGLILEEYSITYDEEYLQQKRSLMKDFNDISFDTSAKDDFVNIVTSTSLKNLLEKVVEQEDEKGDSIKIVPGKLLIEKIEQKGLNSPVDIEINEENNTVLYVHKDKKLSSKENPLDTLIAFSKENDLLKDFITDNKIKGIAQETILENGINPKISISKWEYVSLINKEDWLDKYKISKNKNAEEIFLYLKKYFEIDDDLSKYEARAIMSLYDQLDKQKHRAYQPINIAYGIRDSTVAKIEEGMMEMPGIQVSIEPIRYYPEGELAAHLLGYLGKISQPSEIEKYVNENKYSPNDIIGKTGIEEKFEHELRGKPGIKRVEVDVYGNTTKVINKKQAIPGNNVYLTIDGELQKVAEDSLKHALEEIQKGGTFKSKWGDYKFGINRSKGRPYINATSGSVVAIDVKTGELLALANYPAYDPNLFSTGISDSDWVSLFPENENDPLAPRPLYNIAIQTAIQPGSTFKMVPALAALEKGLSPNKTIRDMGYVDVGTERFGCWIWHSYKGTHGSVNLYEALRDSCNYYFYSLAFGRNPRTGESLGVRVDIEDIANMSKKLGLNDKTGIEIDIPNEVAGGVPDPQRKIMTTKAMLKRYLNNNIKYYIKEDVKLKDEEIAERIDEIVSWIEEPEPITRNEVIRRLEEMGIYAEKVLPGDRNGLADKIKFDYMNQASWNITDTLNVVIGQGQNAYTPIQMANFIATIANGGYRHKVTAIDNIKNFDNSKVIMENNEKPERIKLNNYENLEHVKLGMKKVSTEGTARSLFSNFPVTVGSKTGTAQKSGINPATGDTYDDYAWFVAFAPYEDPEIAVAVVLFQGGSGGYAGPIAREIIAEYLGFNDTDEKGTLPFEIELAR, encoded by the coding sequence TTGAAATTCTTAGAAAAACTAAAAGATAGATATAACATATTAATATTAATATTAGTTGTAATGTTTTTAACCCTTTCCTTTAGATTAGCAACATTAACTATTGTTCAAGGAGATTATTATAGAGATATTTCAGATAATAATAGGATTAAAGAGGTATATATTACTGCACCTAGAGGTGAAATACGTGATAGGAATGGGCGATTACTAGCAGGTAATAAGCCTAGTTTTACAGTACAAATATTAAAAGATGAGATAGAAATTAAAAATAAAAAAGATACCAATAATACTTTATTGACATTAATTAGATTATTAGAGGAAGATGGAGTAGATTATGTTGATGATTTTCCGATAAAGTTTAACATATTTAAATTCAGCAATGAGAATATGTATTTAACTGAAAATATGTCACCTGATGATAAAGTTATTGATATTATAATTGAAAATGATTTACTTTACTCAATTTTGGATACTTATTATATCTATCCTGATTACGAAGAGCATTTTCAATTTATAACGATAAACAAAGCAATAAATGCTTTAGAAAGTAAAGGTATAGAAGTACCAGTGATTGCTACGTTGACGTCTAATGGACTAAATATAAATTTTGATGAAACTAAAGATATAGATGTATGGAAAAAACAATATGAGATAGAAAGTGATGCGACACCTAAACAAGCCATAATAAGTCTTATAGATAAAAACAAGAATATTATAAGAAAAATAATTGATCATTCTATTTCTAGAGAATTGGTATTTAATATATTACAAGAGAGAAATTTAAGTCAAGGATTGATACTAGAAGAGTATTCTATAACCTATGACGAAGAATATTTACAACAGAAAAGAAGTTTAATGAAGGATTTTAACGACATTTCTTTTGATACAAGTGCAAAAGATGATTTTGTAAATATCGTAACATCAACTTCATTGAAAAATTTATTGGAAAAAGTTGTAGAGCAAGAAGATGAAAAAGGAGATTCTATAAAGATAGTGCCTGGTAAATTGCTAATTGAAAAAATTGAACAGAAAGGATTAAATTCGCCAGTGGATATAGAAATAAATGAGGAAAATAATACAGTGTTATATGTCCATAAGGATAAGAAATTATCATCTAAAGAAAATCCTTTAGATACTTTAATTGCTTTTAGCAAAGAAAATGATTTACTTAAAGATTTTATTACAGATAATAAAATCAAGGGGATAGCTCAAGAAACAATATTAGAAAATGGAATTAATCCAAAGATATCCATATCAAAATGGGAATATGTTTCATTAATTAACAAAGAAGATTGGCTAGATAAATATAAAATATCTAAAAACAAAAATGCAGAAGAAATATTTTTATATTTAAAGAAATATTTTGAAATAGATGATGATTTGAGTAAATATGAAGCTAGAGCTATTATGTCTTTATATGATCAATTAGATAAACAAAAACATAGGGCATATCAACCTATTAATATTGCTTATGGCATAAGGGATTCAACAGTAGCAAAAATAGAAGAAGGCATGATGGAGATGCCTGGCATACAGGTATCTATAGAGCCAATAAGATATTATCCAGAAGGCGAATTAGCTGCTCATTTATTGGGTTATTTAGGGAAAATATCCCAACCATCAGAAATTGAAAAGTATGTAAATGAAAATAAGTATTCTCCTAATGATATTATAGGGAAAACTGGTATAGAAGAAAAATTTGAACATGAGCTTAGAGGAAAACCTGGAATAAAGAGAGTAGAAGTAGATGTGTATGGTAACACCACTAAAGTAATTAATAAGAAGCAAGCTATACCAGGAAACAATGTATATTTAACTATAGATGGGGAATTGCAAAAAGTAGCAGAAGATTCTTTAAAACATGCATTAGAAGAAATTCAAAAAGGTGGTACATTTAAAAGTAAGTGGGGAGATTATAAATTTGGAATTAATAGAAGTAAAGGAAGACCATATATTAATGCAACCTCTGGATCGGTTGTAGCCATAGATGTTAAAACTGGAGAATTATTAGCATTAGCTAATTATCCTGCATATGATCCTAATCTATTTTCTACAGGGATTTCTGATTCTGATTGGGTTTCTTTGTTTCCAGAAAATGAAAATGATCCATTAGCCCCAAGGCCACTTTATAATATTGCAATACAGACTGCAATTCAGCCAGGTTCAACATTTAAAATGGTACCTGCCCTAGCTGCATTGGAAAAGGGACTTAGTCCCAATAAAACTATTAGAGATATGGGTTATGTAGATGTAGGAACGGAAAGATTTGGATGTTGGATTTGGCATTCTTATAAGGGTACTCATGGTTCCGTAAATCTATATGAAGCTCTTAGGGATTCTTGTAACTATTATTTTTATTCTTTAGCTTTTGGTAGAAATCCAAGAACTGGAGAGTCTTTAGGTGTAAGAGTAGATATAGAGGATATTGCTAACATGTCTAAAAAGTTAGGATTAAATGATAAAACAGGCATAGAAATAGATATTCCTAATGAAGTTGCTGGAGGAGTACCAGATCCTCAAAGGAAAATAATGACTACAAAGGCTATGTTAAAACGTTACTTAAATAACAATATTAAGTATTATATCAAAGAGGATGTTAAGTTAAAAGACGAAGAGATAGCAGAGAGAATTGATGAAATAGTAAGTTGGATTGAAGAGCCAGAGCCGATAACTAGAAATGAAGTAATTAGAAGACTTGAAGAGATGGGTATATATGCGGAAAAAGTGCTTCCTGGAGACAGAAATGGATTAGCTGATAAAATAAAATTTGATTATATGAATCAAGCTAGCTGGAATATTACTGATACATTAAATGTAGTTATTGGACAGGGTCAAAATGCATATACACCAATTCAAATGGCTAATTTTATTGCTACTATTGCCAATGGTGGATATAGACATAAAGTTACTGCTATAGATAATATTAAGAATTTCGATAATTCTAAAGTAATTATGGAAAATAATGAAAAACCAGAAAGAATTAAATTAAATAACTATGAAAACTTGGAACATGTGAAATTGGGTATGAAAAAGGTTTCAACAGAGGGAACAGCTAGAAGTTTGTTTAGCAATTTTCCTGTTACTGTAGGTTCTAAAACTGGAACTGCTCAAAAAAGTGGAATAAATCCTGCCACAGGTGATACTTATGATGATTATGCATGGTTTGTTGCTTTTGCACCTTATGAAGATCCAGAAATAGCAGTAGCTGTAGTACTATTCCAAGGAGGTAGTGGTGGATATGCTGGACCTATTGCTAGAGAAATTATAGCGGAATATCTTGGATTTAATGATACAGATGAGAAAGGTACACTTCCTTTTGAAATTGAATTGGCTAGGTAA